In the Triticum aestivum cultivar Chinese Spring chromosome 2B, IWGSC CS RefSeq v2.1, whole genome shotgun sequence genome, AAAAATATTGCAAACGATGGCATAAAATGTTGTATGgtcgactgagacttggttaaatctcaaTCGACCGATTTTTAGCTCTGCCTCCCCCGGCGTCGGCGCCAGCCCACCCCGTcttcggtggccttagggccatgggagCAGATCTCAGCCCTTGTCGGTTGGACGACTCTGTTTTTAGATATGTTTTCgagttttgttatggtttgtgtCCTACACGGGAAGGTGAGAcgacggcggctccctgaagatggaataaacgTCTCCCCGTCTAGTCCCTGTTCCGTTGATGCATCTACGATTGTCGGTGGGCGTGTGGATGTGTGTCTTCAACGAATctgtctttgatggatttgctcggatctgttcatCATTCGTCTATATTCTTGTGTCtttaggttggatccttctgatctacactcttcatccaCGATGGTGGCCGTTCTGGTGCATTGGTTCTATGGGGCCtgagcacgacgacttcccgactgtctactacaacaagatttgcccggctccggcgagggaggggcgatgacagcagcacgcattcggctcgcttcagtgcttgtaatcgtcgctaggtggtctatgaatctggatgtaattttttattagttttagtgttcgttgtactaccattattgaaaatgaatagactggaagttttctcgcaaaaaaagaaaaggaaaaaaaaaagaaaaccagtTAGGCGCCTCAGCACATGTTGGTTTGCAAAACTGCTACCTTTCTGAGGAAGGCGAGAAGCTCTTAATTGGTTGGCTGTCCTTGCAGCAATTTCAAGTTCAGAGTTTCATACACATCCACACATTTAAACTAGTTAGGCGTCTCGGCAAGATAGAGATCTTGATGGTGGACATAAACTTGGCAGGGTCGTGCACAAGCTAGAACTCCAGGTGGTGCATATTTTGTAGAAATGCTATCCCATTGGGCGTGTACTGTCTTTTGATTTCCTCCCTTTTCTCCTGTTTGatctcatatactccctccgtttcaaaatagatgactcaactttatactaaagttagtacaaagttgagtcatctattttgaaacggagggagtataatggtAATGCAGGTAAGCAACTAGGTGGGGATGATGGCCTGATGACATCATCTCTTTTATTGCCAACTGTGTATTCCTTTTTCACCCCACGTGGAACATTTGATTCCTCGGTGATAGATTCATAAGATGATTTGCTATTTGTTGATCTTATAAATTACGATGAGCGATTCATGTGAAAATATACAGAAAAGGAATGAAAAGTGGTCTGCCAAAAGGAATGAAAAGCCCTGCAGGCTCTGAAGATCCCATCCAAAATCGAAAGAATTGTTTGTCGCCTCTTTCTGAATTCAACACCAACTGTACAAATTACAAATCAGAGAAAGATGGTACCTCTTGTGTATGTCAAGTGTGCAGCACAGCAGAGAATTCTTGGGGCCGTACTTTGATCAATTGTACAGGCTGTCAGTTTAAACATGAGTTTAGGCCTTACTGGATGAAAATCAGATTGAGGTTCTAGCTAATCTGAATACGTCAAATGCAAAATAATGGGTTTTCAGATTATAAATGAACCTTTTAACTCACTAGTAaatatgcacgtgcaacgcacgtctattTGGACtaataagtgtgcacgtgcaacacGCGTCTATTTGGATTAACACATTATACTATACTTAATACAAGACAAtttattcataaatttgaaatttcCCTATAAAGTACACAATCTCTTATTCCCAACTCATACAAATAATTTGAAATTTCGTTTCTCCTTAATCAACATGTCTCCTGTATTAAAAGACCACCCACTTTTCCCAATGTCTAAAACTCAAAATTATTTAGAAGATTCATCATGATTCTCCATATGCACACATTTATGCAAGTATAATCACACATGAAAAAGTCACTTAGGACAAGCTAAGGAACCGTTTCAGTGCTAACAAACTCCAGTCAAGAATTATTATTACAATTGAGTGTCAACCACACAATAGCGGGAAGAGACCTCTATGATTTGTTGAAAAGAGGAAGCCATTGTCACATAGAGAAGTGTAGAGATGTCTTGACTGCATAGAATCAGCTGTGAAACAAGACAAAAAAAATGCTAGTTGGACCATCCGATTCTACTATTACACCACAAGTGTTGTAATGTCTGGAAGCAAGAAAAGTGGCTTACTTTATTATGAAAATAGAACAtgtaaaccaaataaaaattacattgataaattgcgTAATTATACTTGTTAATCACGGGACAAAAGCATTAATATGACAACTTGGAACAGTTACTTGAGTACTACACATTTTTTTAAGGGCTCAACATTCTAAAATTTTGACAATATAACAAATATCCTCTCAGTTTGTAGTAATAATGATACGTAGGCTACCACTTGTAAGAATAACAGTGGCAAAAAAGGGCCAACAAATGCCGGTTTAGAAAGAAAAAACTGCAGATATGCTTCCAATTTTAGCAAGTCTAGTGGATAAAACATACCTTACCTCCCAAGTCGGGAAAACAGTCAAATGAAAAAATGTACTTCTTATAAGTAGTAGAGATGAAGTCATAAGGATCATGGTTCAAGATATTCGGAGAAACATGGTTGGTCTCTCTGTATGATGCGAAGTCGTTGCAGTCAGTAGAAAAATGTACTTCTTATAAGTAGTAGAGATGAAGTCATAAGGATCATGGTTCAAGATATTCGGAGAAACATGGTTGGTCTCTCTGTATGATGCGAAGTCGTTGCAGTCAGTAGAAGAGTGACCTGCCCTCCAGGCAGAGGACGAAGGCGGCGACGGCATGTGTGCGTGTTCGGAGGAAGTCGCAGCTCCTCTTCGCATGTCTCCCATTGTGGCTCGCGTGGGTGGTGGGCTGGTGACGACAGGCGACTCGCGATCGCGATTCCCTCATAGGAGACGATAGGATGCACTcgcgattagtttcctaataattagatgcgtTCGTGATGAGTTATCTAATAGGATGCgtccgtgattagtttcctaataattagatgtgtTCATGATTAACTTCCTAATAGGATGCGCTCGTGATTATTTTCCTAATAATAGGATGCAcccgtgattagtttcctaataataggATGCGTTTGTGATTAGTTCCCTAATAATTAGATGCGTCCGTGATTAGTTTCTTAATAGGATGTGTCCTtgattatagtttcctaattgaCCAGGCGTGGACTTCATATTTTCCTCcacggtggagtacggtcagtcaatgtaaattgctaagtgcacacagagaAAAGATTAGGTTAAGGCTAGCCGTTAGATTGAGTTTAGTGGGATAATCATGCGGTGGTAATGTATCCGTGTATGTTTTGTGGGGTGCACTTAAAGAAAATTATGTTTGCTCTTTTataagtagtatagatatagatttgTTCTACGGTATATTTTCATTAATTAAAGTATGTTACAAAGGTTGGAGGAGAAAACggagaaacaaataaaaagatGCCAAAAAGGCAAGGGTCACTCTATACCAGTTTTGGAAAACATTGGGACTTtctatttctgtgcccctggtttcTTAGTTGTCCTCAATTTTGCCCCGCCACTTTAACGCTCCTTGCTTTTCCCCTCGCCCCTTGGCCACGGCCTTTCAAATGCCCAGATGAAGCATTCCGTTGGGTCAAAGCCCATCATTGACCGTTACTGGGATGATGTTCTGACAAGTGGGACCTCAAGAGTGCGCCAACGACGTCGCATCCTAGCCCATGGGCTGAGCTAGTGCGGCACATGTGCGTATGTGTTTAAGAGCCTTGGCCTGTTCAACATGCGTGAATAGTGTCAAATACCATTTTCCATTTCTAATCAAACTTACAAATTCATAGAACATCCATTTCAAATCCAGTTGAGTTGATTCAAGTTCCTAAATTCATCATATCTGCAGGCCTATATAATAGCTAATTTTCATAATTATACAAGAAGCTTTTCTATGtattttttatttaaatttttatttaatatatataggACTTCATTAGAAATTCCTAATCAATTCCCTGTTGGTCCAACTCCAGTATGATTTTTTTATAAATCCTTATTTGACCTCATTAATTTGCATAACTATTTTCAGAGGATTGTACGTGAAAAATAACACTGAAAATATAGCTTCCAAAAGAGACAGTTTCCCAATTTTTGTTACAATAAAAAATCATTTCTCGACTGCCAAAAGGAGGGCTCTTTGTGTGAAGTGAGTGGAACAAATATGGTAATAAAATACATCACAGttgcaatttaaatttgaattacttTATGTAAATCTCTAGAAATAGTGAACGATTTGGCATAAGTTCAAATTTGGCCATCTACTGGGCTGCCAGGTGTGTTACACCGTTTTCCTTTTCAGTTGCACGTGCTTCACCGCAGGGAAGCACACTTGGCTTCGCGGAAAGGCGGAAAGCACACATATGCTCTACCCGTGTGTCCGCGCTTAGCGTGGATCGCACATGTGTTGTGTCGCGGGAGCACATTAGGAAGCAACATGTAGTGTGCTCTCGCGCGACTTATGCGTGGCAGTTACAAGGGGTACCCCCTAACTAGTTCTCAATTGTTGACTGTCAAGGTTAAGACCCAAGGTATTAGCGAATCAACctatggttgagttggttaggtggacagtggtatccccaatccaccaggattcaaatcctggtgctcgcattattcctggatttatttcaggatttccggcgatgcgctttcagtgggaggagacgttcccgtcgacgacgaggcgcctacggtgacttcgtaaatctcaagatgatatgccggctcagtctctcggaggtgctcataggggtagggtgtgcgtgtgtgcgttcatagggatgagtgtatgcgcgtgtatatgagcgcttgtgtctgtactgatgctcaaaaaaaaaagaCCCAAGGTATTAAATTAAAACTTAAATAGTGCCGTTTGAAAATGAAACTGGGATGATGCGTTGTTATTGTGGGCCAGATAGTTAGATGTTGGTGCAAATATAGTTGTTAACGGTTAAAGTTAAATCTGAAAGTGCTAAAACTGCAACTGGAATAGTAGCCGTCTGAAAATGGACGTATGATACGTTGGTGCAAATATTCATATTCCAACTGTTAACTGCTGAAGTTAAAACTGAATGTACGATATGTTGGTGGAAACATTCATGTTCAAATCGTTAACAGTTAAAGTTAAAACTGAAACTGGAGTAGTAGCCGTTTGAAATTGGAACTTGTATGATGTGTTGAAAGTGGCGCGGGAACCAAAAATGTTCCGTCGCCGGGACTTGAACCCGGGTCTCTCGGGTGAGAGCCGAGTATCCTAACCACCTAGACTACGACGGATGGTGATGAAGTTCTGAAAATATTGCTAGTGGTTCTAGGAACAACATTCGCTAATAAGCTTCGGATATGGCTACGTAATGTTTCTTTCAGACATACAATCCAGGCACACAGAATAATACTACAATCTACAATAGTACGTATAGTAATTATCCTTATGGTTTCCTTCCACTCGAGCTACTTCTTCATATGATTGAGTGTTTGCTGGGCTCCAGCAGGAGATCGAACGAGGTGAGGGAGTAAGGGCTCACTGACACGCCCATCTGCTGCTTGGCGTCGGCCACCGGGCTCGACACCGGCGCCACCTGCAGCATTCCAGCAACACGGTTGCAGGGTCAGCAAACACCAGAGCTAAACAGCTACAGCGAGCAATTTACCACCATGAGGTGCTGACCTTTTCTGGCTGTCCGAACGAGTTCTCGTCGAGCGGCGCCGCGGATGTCAGCACCGTCTTCTTCGAGCCGGAGCTCTTGATGCCGCTCTCCAGTCCCGTGACCGTTATGTTGAGATCCACGGCTTTGCTGCCGAAGTTTACGACCTGCGAAAGGGTTGTTGTGTGTGGTCATTTTTGTCTTGTAATAAGGTTGGTCAGCAGAGTTTTCTGACTGAAATTTGGAAGAACAAAATGGGAGCACCTTTATTTTCAGGTAAGTGCTCTTGTCTTTAGGACTCTGCCAGGTGATGGCAGATGCAACCATCTGGTCATAGTTGGAGACCTGCATGGTTGTGGGGTGAAAGGTTGCGCCGCTCGAGTCCTTGAAGAAGTGCAGCATCCAGTAGTTTGGGCATCCGTAGTGCTGCCATGAGTTGAACACAATGGCATCTGGGCTCCACCTGTGGAGGGAGCACATAATATCTTCTGTGTTGATTATCCAAATACACGGCATGATCGAGGCTGGCAAACCATACCGAATCTGAAACAATGCTCTCAAGATGTTGAATCTTTACCTGCGATCGTTGTCGTTTACAAACAGCGGTGCGCAGCTTGCCATCTCGACCACATCACTGCAGTAGAACAATTAAGGGGCAAAATATCAAAGTTTGCGGTGCAAGTGTGCAGCCCACCAGCAATTCAAATGGCAGAGTGCCCAGACTTGTTGGGACAGTTAGGCATTATACTCTAGCATTTGATGTCAAAACCCCGATTTGTACATGGTCTTAATTATTGGTATCATGAACCAGATTTAGTACCCAGGGGCAAAAAAAACAGTACAATGAAAAACCAGTAAGAGCACACATAATAACCTGTTCTTCTCTAATCCAACGAGAAATGCAGCTTCTGCGAGTGCTGCTACCAGTGTTCCTTTGCCAGCGTCGTTTCCAGTCACGGCGTACTCACTAACAATTGCCTACAGTTTGACGGTGATTCCACAAGTCATTTCTAGGTCAGAGACTTGGCACAGAACATCACAGATGTAGCATGTCGGGATAGCATTTGGAATTTCGAAACATACTACCTTTGGTCCGCTGCGTGGTGTGTTGTCAAACATACTAGTTCTCGAAAACATATTAGCAGAAGATGCATAGACCTGCAGCAGAAATGAAGTTTTTATCAATTATTAAGGTTAATTTATGATAGCAAGCCACGAAACATAATAGAGGAACCTTACATGAACATCATATAGATCGGCAGGGTTGGATGCTGAAGTAGTTGACTTATCACAGCTTGATATAATGTTGATGTCTGGGTAGGCAGCTTTAATCGCAGAATAGAACTTTTGGTAATTGCCTATTAATCCAAGTAAACAGGTAGTATGAGCTTTCCTGCTTTATCAATAACATTAAAAAAAAGAGTGCAATATCTTTGTGCACCCTTACACTAAGCAGAGAAGCAAGGTTGCAGATACAGGAGTTATCCATAGCAGAAAAATAAATAGAAGGCAATCTATGAACTATGATCCTAAGTCACATGATTGAAATTCTATGCAATCATGACATACATAGAAATCTCTTGATCATGTACAGATTTGTGAACCTAGGAATGAAGGATATAAAACTGAAATACAAGCAGAGGACGGGGCACTCCCCTTTTGGGGAAAAAAACTGAAACTACAAACCTCTGTAGTAGAGCATCCAGCATTCTTGATTCCCTATTGAAACATAATCAAGCTTAAAGGGCTGTGGATGTCCCATTGCCGCACGAACTGAACCCCATGTAGTGTTGGCGCCTCCCCTTGCAAACTCGATGCCATCAACAACATCCTGAAATACTACAAGCATGAAAAAATGCAGGGAGGGCCAAGAAGGTGGTAATGATACTGGTATAAGAAATTTATTCATTCAATTAATTCAGAAAAAGTGTTGAATTAAGACCATATAAAAACGCCTCGGAATGTTTaccaactaattttttttcttggcGTCAACATGAGGATGGTATTCATAATTAAGAACATTACATGTCGTAATAAATTTTGTGGTAGCAACTGAACCATGGTGCTTGTGGGAAATATAATCGCAATATAATTCATGTAGCTTGCAAACACAGCTGCTAAATTAGGTTAATATATTCTTAAAATCGATGACCTATTATGCAAACCAGTTGTCCTCTCTATTTTTTATGTCTTATACTGTTGTACCCATAGTTCCTCGTAGAACAAGTTCACGTTGCCTATTGTTTGTGAGGTTGGACATCATATATTGTTTTCAAATAAAAGAGGAGAGCACATATGCCGTCAAACTAAATCAGAGATTTCAGTTTGGGCATTACGTTATCCAATCAGC is a window encoding:
- the LOC123043625 gene encoding alpha-L-arabinofuranosidase 1 isoform X2, whose amino-acid sequence is MEVLCGSKGTNVCPSGGVGVYNPGYWGMNIERRKGYKVSLHIRSSDAVSLTISLASSDGLHKLASRTITGGKKQFAKWTKIQFRLYSSQNNTNSRLQITTTKTGVVWLDQVSVMPSDTYMGHGFRKDLASMLANLKPQFLKFPGGNYAMGNYLRNAFHWGETVGPWEERPGHVNDAWGYWTDDGLGFFEFLQLAEDLGASPVWVVNDGASINEEVPTAIIASLVKDVVDGIEFARGGANTTWGSVRAAMGHPQPFKLDYVSIGNQECWMLYYRGNYQKFYSAIKAAYPDINIISSCDKSTTSASNPADLYDVHVYASSANMFSRTSMFDNTPRSGPKAIVSEYAVTGNDAGKGTLVAALAEAAFLVGLEKNSDVVEMASCAPLFVNDNDRRWSPDAIVFNSWQHYGCPNYWMLHFFKDSSGATFHPTTMQVSNYDQMVASAITWQSPKDKSTYLKIKVVNFGSKAVDLNITVTGLESGIKSSGSKKTVLTSAAPLDENSFGQPEKVAPVSSPVADAKQQMGVSVSPYSLTSFDLLLEPSKHSII